A single window of Gemmatimonadaceae bacterium DNA harbors:
- a CDS encoding zinc dependent phospholipase C family protein, with protein sequence MTVGRIAAMLGIAAFLVAALPHPALAWTPGTHVFLGEAVLRSAQFLPSSIADLLHAFPYDFLYGSIAADTSIAKKYAPAGRHCHSWEVGFDIHEAAGDEPLRAFSLGYLAHLAADAVAHNYFVPMQLTVTSSTSSIGHSYWESRFETHLGERYSRRARDLILLDHSTSDSLLDRILSPTLFSTQTNRRIFRGMVHVADSESWQRIFQLMSEKSRWDLQDAEVGGYLERSFDFIVDLMQRLDHSDPYRLDPSGDERLGRAKRVRRQALRLGGEEAVREHAVEHFGMPAATLTFARSLPSPIYDPSRAASS encoded by the coding sequence GTGACCGTGGGCCGGATCGCGGCGATGCTGGGGATCGCCGCGTTCCTCGTCGCGGCCCTTCCCCACCCCGCCCTGGCGTGGACCCCGGGCACGCATGTCTTTCTGGGCGAAGCCGTCCTCCGATCGGCCCAGTTCCTGCCGTCGTCGATCGCCGATCTCCTGCACGCCTTTCCGTACGATTTCCTGTACGGGTCGATCGCGGCCGATACGAGCATCGCCAAGAAGTACGCGCCGGCCGGCCGCCACTGCCATTCGTGGGAAGTGGGCTTCGACATTCATGAAGCGGCGGGCGACGAGCCGCTGCGCGCGTTCTCGCTGGGGTACCTGGCGCACCTGGCGGCCGACGCGGTGGCGCACAACTACTTCGTCCCCATGCAGCTCACGGTCACGTCGTCCACGTCATCGATCGGGCACAGCTACTGGGAGAGCCGGTTCGAAACGCATCTGGGCGAGCGATACAGCCGGCGGGCACGCGACCTGATCCTGCTCGATCACTCGACGTCGGATTCGTTGCTCGACCGCATCCTGAGCCCCACGCTGTTCAGCACGCAGACCAACCGGCGCATCTTCCGCGGCATGGTGCACGTGGCGGATTCCGAGTCGTGGCAGCGGATCTTCCAGTTGATGTCCGAGAAGAGCCGCTGGGACCTGCAGGATGCGGAAGTCGGAGGATACCTGGAGCGCTCGTTCGACTTCATCGTGGACCTGATGCAGCGTCTGGATCACTCCGACCCGTACCGGCTCGATCCGTCGGGCGACGAGCGCCTGGGGCGCGCCAAACGCGTGCGCCGGCAGGCCCTGCGGCTGGGCGGCGAGGAGGCCGTGCGGGAGCACGCCGTGGAACATTTCGGAATGCCGGCGGCCACGCTCACGTTCGCGCGATCGCTGCCTTCTCCGATCTACGACCCGAGCCGCGCCGCGAGCAGCTGA
- the gatB gene encoding Asp-tRNA(Asn)/Glu-tRNA(Gln) amidotransferase subunit GatB, whose protein sequence is MSASTFAAFAERYEMVVGLEVHVQLKTATKAFCACSSAFGAPPNTNVCPVCLALPGALPVLNARAVELAVRAALAIDCTVHGVSVFARKNYFYPDLPKGYQISQFDQPLATGGALATGHRSVGITRVHMEEDAGKSIHDRFSGATAIDLNRAGVPLIEIVSEPDMRSAADAGAYLRALKQVLEYVDVSDVSMEEGSLRVDANISVRPHGDAALGTKTEVKNMNSFSGVERALDAEFVRQCALIDAGGRVEQQTMLWDGAAAEVRPARSKEGSHDYRYFPEPDLPPLVLAGDFVARIRRDLPELPAARRARYVADYALGEYDVEVLTASPRVADYFEATVRAHGDAKASANWVMGEVLGALKASGEDIADFRVQPAALSALLGLVRDGVVSHTAAKQIFGIMVASGGAPAEIAAREGLVKVSDDDALGTWLDEVIAAMPAEAERFRQGEKKLQGVLIGAVMKKSKGSADPKRLAQLLAARLGS, encoded by the coding sequence ATGAGCGCCTCCACGTTCGCGGCGTTCGCCGAACGGTACGAGATGGTCGTGGGACTCGAAGTCCACGTCCAGCTCAAGACCGCGACCAAGGCGTTCTGCGCCTGTTCGTCGGCGTTCGGCGCGCCGCCCAACACCAACGTCTGTCCGGTGTGCCTGGCGCTGCCGGGCGCGCTGCCCGTGCTCAATGCGCGCGCCGTGGAACTCGCCGTGCGCGCGGCGCTCGCCATCGACTGCACGGTGCACGGCGTGTCCGTGTTCGCGCGCAAGAATTATTTCTACCCGGATCTCCCCAAGGGCTACCAGATCTCCCAGTTCGATCAACCGCTGGCCACCGGCGGGGCGCTCGCTACCGGCCACCGATCGGTGGGCATCACCCGCGTGCATATGGAGGAGGACGCCGGCAAGTCCATCCACGATCGATTCTCCGGAGCCACGGCCATCGACCTCAATCGGGCCGGCGTGCCGCTGATCGAGATCGTGAGCGAGCCCGACATGCGCTCGGCCGCCGATGCCGGCGCCTACCTGCGCGCCCTCAAGCAGGTGCTCGAGTACGTGGACGTGAGCGACGTGAGCATGGAGGAGGGCTCGCTCCGCGTGGACGCGAACATCAGCGTGCGCCCGCACGGCGACGCGGCCCTCGGCACCAAGACCGAAGTGAAGAACATGAACTCCTTCTCCGGCGTGGAACGGGCCCTCGACGCGGAATTCGTGCGTCAGTGCGCGCTGATCGACGCCGGTGGGCGCGTGGAGCAGCAGACGATGCTGTGGGACGGCGCGGCGGCGGAGGTGCGGCCGGCGCGCAGCAAGGAGGGGAGCCACGACTACCGCTACTTCCCGGAACCCGATCTGCCGCCCCTCGTGCTCGCGGGCGATTTCGTCGCTCGCATCCGGCGCGATCTGCCCGAGCTTCCCGCCGCGCGGCGCGCGCGCTACGTGGCCGACTACGCGCTCGGGGAGTACGACGTCGAGGTGCTCACGGCCAGCCCGCGCGTGGCCGACTATTTCGAGGCCACGGTGCGCGCCCATGGCGATGCCAAGGCGTCCGCCAATTGGGTCATGGGTGAGGTCCTCGGCGCGCTGAAAGCGAGCGGAGAAGACATCGCCGATTTCCGTGTTCAGCCGGCCGCGCTGAGCGCGCTGCTCGGGTTGGTGCGCGACGGCGTGGTGAGCCACACCGCCGCCAAGCAGATATTCGGCATCATGGTCGCGTCGGGTGGAGCACCGGCCGAGATCGCCGCTCGGGAGGGCCTCGTGAAGGTCTCCGACGACGACGCGCTGGGGACGTGGCTCGACGAGGTCATCGCGGCCATGCCGGCCGAGGCCGAGCGGTTCCGCCAGGGCGAGAAGAAACTCCAGGGCGTGCTCATCGGCGCCGTGATGAAGAAATCCAAGGGCAGCGCCGACCCCAAGCGGCTCGCTCAGCTGCTCGCGGCGCGGCTCGGGTCGTAG
- the gatA gene encoding Asp-tRNA(Asn)/Glu-tRNA(Gln) amidotransferase subunit GatA — MSAAAREAVAAAARRADEVNAGRDGLNIFAWRDDAAAFTDADTSPDGPLAGFPVAVKDNIATRTLPTTCGSRILRGFVSPYEATVVRRLRAAGAVVFGKTNMDEFAMGSSTEHSAYGPTRNPVAPDRVPGGSSGGSAAAVAAGVVRIALGSETGGSVRQPAALCGVVGVKPTYGRVSRYGLVAFASSLDQVGVFGAGVDDAALALGVVAGRDPYDATSVDRPVPDYRAAAHASLRGLVVGKPREYFPADLEPRVRAHCERALDLLRAAGAEIRDVSLPHTALAIPVYYIVAPAEASSNLARFDGVRYGLRLDGDGLRGMYEATRSQGFGAEVTRRIMLGTYVLSAGYYDAYYRKAQQVRQLITDDFTRVFASGVHLLFTPTTPTPAFPIGATTDPYEMYLNDIFTATANLAGVPAMSQPIGRVDGLPVGGQFIAPLFDEARMFSAAFALERALGEEAHR; from the coding sequence ATGAGCGCCGCCGCCCGGGAAGCCGTGGCGGCGGCGGCCCGCCGCGCCGACGAGGTGAACGCCGGCCGCGACGGCCTCAATATCTTCGCCTGGCGAGACGACGCCGCCGCGTTCACCGACGCCGACACCAGCCCCGACGGGCCGCTCGCCGGCTTCCCGGTGGCCGTCAAGGACAACATCGCCACGCGGACGCTGCCCACCACCTGCGGGTCGCGCATCCTGCGCGGGTTCGTCAGTCCCTACGAGGCCACCGTCGTCCGCCGTCTGCGCGCCGCGGGCGCCGTCGTGTTCGGCAAGACGAACATGGACGAATTCGCCATGGGCTCGTCCACCGAGCACAGCGCGTACGGCCCTACCCGGAACCCGGTGGCCCCCGACCGCGTGCCCGGCGGGTCGTCCGGCGGATCGGCCGCCGCCGTCGCGGCCGGCGTCGTGCGCATCGCCCTTGGATCCGAGACCGGTGGGTCGGTGCGCCAGCCCGCCGCGCTGTGCGGGGTGGTGGGCGTGAAGCCCACGTACGGACGGGTCAGCCGCTACGGCCTCGTCGCCTTCGCCTCGTCCCTCGATCAGGTGGGGGTGTTCGGCGCCGGCGTGGATGACGCCGCACTGGCGCTCGGCGTCGTCGCCGGCCGCGACCCGTATGACGCCACGTCGGTGGACCGCCCCGTGCCCGACTACCGCGCGGCCGCGCACGCGTCGCTGCGCGGCCTGGTCGTCGGCAAGCCGCGCGAATACTTCCCGGCCGATCTCGAACCGCGCGTGCGGGCGCACTGCGAACGCGCGCTCGACCTCCTGCGGGCGGCCGGCGCCGAGATCCGGGACGTCTCGCTCCCCCATACGGCGCTCGCCATCCCGGTGTACTACATCGTCGCGCCCGCCGAAGCGTCGTCCAACCTGGCGCGGTTCGACGGCGTGCGCTACGGCCTGCGGCTGGACGGCGACGGGCTGCGCGGGATGTATGAGGCCACCCGCTCCCAGGGGTTCGGCGCCGAGGTGACCCGGCGCATCATGCTCGGCACGTACGTGCTCTCGGCGGGCTATTACGATGCGTATTACCGCAAGGCGCAGCAGGTGCGGCAGCTCATCACCGACGACTTCACCCGCGTGTTCGCCAGCGGCGTGCATCTCCTGTTCACGCCCACCACGCCCACGCCGGCGTTCCCCATCGGCGCCACCACCGATCCGTACGAGATGTACCTGAACGACATCTTCACGGCCACGGCCAACCTCGCCGGCGTGCCGGCCATGTCGCAGCCCATCGGGCGCGTCGACGGCTTGCCCGTGGGCGGCCAGTTCATCGCCCCTCTCTTCGACGAGGCGCGCATGTTCTCGGCCGCGTTCGCGCTCGAGCGCGCGCTCGGCGAGGAGGCGCACCGATGA
- the gatC gene encoding Asp-tRNA(Asn)/Glu-tRNA(Gln) amidotransferase subunit GatC, with amino-acid sequence MAVSLDDVRHIAGLARLGLTDERAHALVAELNTILGHMDALSRVDTSQAASAEAGAGMPLREDVGPADPLDRAPEKFAPSVRDGFFLVPRLATHETGEEA; translated from the coding sequence ATGGCGGTCTCACTCGACGACGTGCGGCACATCGCGGGACTGGCGCGGCTCGGGCTCACCGACGAACGCGCCCACGCGCTCGTGGCCGAACTCAACACGATCCTCGGGCACATGGACGCGCTCTCGCGTGTCGACACCTCGCAGGCCGCGAGCGCCGAGGCCGGCGCCGGCATGCCGCTGCGCGAGGACGTTGGCCCCGCCGATCCCCTCGATCGCGCACCGGAAAAGTTCGCGCCCTCCGTGCGCGACGGATTCTTCCTCGTCCCGCGGCTCGCCACGCACGAGACCGGAGAGGAGGCATGA
- a CDS encoding UvrD-helicase domain-containing protein, giving the protein MLQPTDDALLEGLNAAQREAVLHHEGPLLVLAGAGSGKTRVLTRRIARLIRTHGVAPSQILAVTFTNKAAGEMRERIASLLAHEPAGMWAGTFHAIGARMLRGAAHLVGRTPAFTIYDEDDSLALLKRLMERHGVSPKQYAPRAVRGAISDAKNALVAPDEYASLAADPFTRAIAPVYADLESALQRANAADFDDLLVLPVRILERHPDQLDRLRRKFRYLLVDEYQDTNRAQYRLISLLGGGHGNVCVVGDDDQSIYGWRGADLRNILDFEKDFPQAQVVRLEDNYRSTPPILALANVVIAANAGRMGKTLRATLSGGDRVVSVRALDERDEADWLVEELRRQRGSSDWQLRDFAVLYRTNAQSRAMEEALRRHAVPYRLIGAVRFYDRREIRDVMSYLKLVANPADDEAFRRAVAVPRRGVGDATIEMLAERARHAGLTLFAAATRDDLLDGVRPATRTALADFVALIARFRDQARESAVDELLRDLVEAIHYADHLRAEGEEVARDRLDNVRELIAGASETVADVEGEVGLTPLDVFLQRATLVADVDQLAADADAVTLMTLHNAKGLEFPVVFIGGLEDGLFPLARAYDDPAMLEEERRLFYVGITRAERRLYLLHAESRRRNGEFMPSRPSSFLTAIPDGMLERRETIRVRSSGRGVMAGLGGRSDRGAVGRSWSNGSSLIDDDDIFPSGSAAARRPGSPVPSAVNVEDESQDAAVIAVGSRVTHRKFGAGTIAEITGSGAQTKARVDFDDEAVGRKTLVVAQANLERGID; this is encoded by the coding sequence ATGCTGCAACCCACCGACGACGCGCTGCTCGAAGGCTTGAACGCCGCGCAGCGCGAAGCCGTTCTCCATCATGAAGGCCCGCTCCTCGTGCTCGCCGGCGCCGGCTCCGGCAAGACGCGCGTGCTCACGCGTCGCATCGCCCGGCTCATCCGGACGCATGGCGTGGCCCCCTCGCAGATCCTCGCCGTCACCTTCACCAACAAGGCGGCGGGCGAGATGCGCGAGCGCATCGCGTCGCTCCTCGCCCACGAGCCGGCCGGCATGTGGGCCGGCACCTTCCATGCGATCGGCGCCCGGATGCTGCGCGGCGCGGCCCACCTCGTGGGGCGCACGCCGGCGTTCACGATCTACGACGAGGACGATTCCCTCGCCCTCCTCAAGCGCCTCATGGAACGCCACGGCGTCTCGCCCAAGCAGTACGCGCCCCGCGCCGTGCGAGGCGCGATCTCCGACGCCAAGAACGCCCTCGTCGCGCCCGACGAATACGCGTCGCTCGCCGCCGATCCGTTCACCCGGGCCATCGCCCCGGTGTACGCCGACCTCGAGTCCGCCCTGCAGCGCGCCAACGCCGCCGACTTCGACGACCTGCTCGTGCTGCCGGTGCGCATCCTCGAGCGCCATCCCGATCAGCTCGACCGGCTCCGGCGCAAGTTCCGCTACCTGCTCGTGGACGAATACCAGGATACGAATCGCGCCCAGTACCGCCTGATCTCGCTGCTCGGCGGCGGGCACGGGAACGTCTGCGTCGTCGGCGACGACGACCAATCCATCTACGGCTGGCGCGGCGCCGACCTGCGCAACATCCTCGACTTCGAGAAGGATTTTCCGCAGGCGCAGGTCGTGCGACTGGAAGACAACTACCGGTCCACGCCGCCGATCCTCGCGCTGGCCAACGTCGTGATCGCCGCCAACGCCGGGCGCATGGGCAAGACCCTCCGCGCCACCTTGAGCGGCGGCGACCGCGTCGTGTCGGTGCGCGCGCTCGATGAGCGCGACGAGGCCGACTGGCTGGTCGAGGAGCTGCGCCGTCAACGCGGATCGAGCGACTGGCAGCTGCGCGACTTCGCCGTGCTCTACCGCACCAACGCCCAGAGCCGCGCCATGGAAGAGGCGCTGCGCCGCCACGCCGTGCCGTACCGGCTCATCGGCGCCGTGCGCTTCTACGACCGTCGCGAGATCCGCGACGTGATGAGCTACCTCAAGCTCGTCGCCAATCCCGCCGACGACGAGGCCTTTCGCCGCGCCGTGGCGGTCCCCCGCCGCGGCGTCGGCGACGCGACGATCGAGATGCTCGCCGAGCGCGCGCGCCACGCCGGTCTCACACTGTTCGCCGCCGCCACCCGCGACGACCTGCTCGACGGCGTCCGCCCGGCTACCCGGACGGCCCTCGCCGACTTCGTCGCCCTCATCGCGCGCTTCCGCGACCAGGCCCGCGAGTCCGCCGTGGACGAGCTCCTGCGCGACCTCGTCGAGGCCATCCACTACGCCGACCACCTGCGCGCCGAGGGCGAGGAGGTGGCGCGCGACCGCCTGGACAACGTGCGCGAACTCATCGCCGGCGCATCGGAGACGGTGGCCGACGTCGAGGGGGAGGTGGGACTCACGCCCCTCGACGTGTTCCTGCAACGCGCCACCCTCGTCGCCGACGTCGACCAGTTGGCCGCCGATGCCGATGCCGTGACCCTGATGACGCTGCACAATGCCAAAGGGCTGGAATTCCCCGTGGTGTTCATCGGGGGCCTCGAGGACGGACTCTTTCCCCTCGCCCGCGCCTACGACGATCCGGCGATGCTCGAGGAGGAGCGCCGCCTGTTCTACGTGGGCATCACCCGCGCCGAGCGGCGGCTGTATCTCCTGCATGCCGAATCGCGCCGTCGCAACGGGGAGTTCATGCCGTCCCGCCCGTCGAGCTTTCTCACCGCCATTCCCGATGGGATGCTCGAGCGGCGCGAGACGATTCGCGTCCGCAGCAGCGGGCGCGGGGTGATGGCCGGCCTCGGCGGCCGCTCCGACCGGGGCGCCGTGGGCCGGTCCTGGTCCAACGGCTCGTCGCTCATCGACGACGACGATATCTTCCCATCGGGCAGCGCCGCGGCCCGCCGCCCCGGCAGTCCGGTGCCTTCGGCGGTCAACGTCGAGGACGAATCGCAGGACGCCGCGGTCATCGCCGTCGGCTCCCGCGTCACGCATCGCAAGTTCGGCGCCGGGACCATCGCCGAGATCACGGGGAGTGGCGCGCAGACCAAGGCGCGCGTGGACTTCGACGACGAAGCCGTCGGGCGCAAGACGCTCGTCGTCGCGCAGGCGAACCTCGAACGCGGAATCGACTGA
- a CDS encoding ATP-binding protein, producing MRRGAPEVLVATLIVLLLGSYVYYTQRVVTALRGEAERSSRMYSRVYRALSDTSENAAFQALFDISKGIREQGVPLIVTDSGGTPLFHANLPFDSVGDADPRVRAYVGVLDRQNPPVVETLWQVHYGNTPLVYWLRIIPPLQAVTALLLLLAGVYIIRSRTDAAREHLWAGMARESAHQLGTPLSSIGGWIELLEDRGADDPGARAMAAHMRADLDRLDRVAHRFERIGREPKREPVDLDAMVDRLAVYFRARVPTLANTIVIDVQHADGPLVVTGDAVLLEWAAEVLVKNALDALAGRGGRITISTERLAESGSRLRVSDDGPGIPRELRDRIFEPGFSTKQAGWGIGLALAKRIVEENHQGRLLLAPTDRGATFDVIFR from the coding sequence ATGCGGCGCGGCGCGCCGGAAGTGCTCGTAGCCACGCTCATCGTTCTCCTGCTCGGGTCGTACGTGTATTACACGCAGCGGGTGGTCACGGCCCTCCGCGGCGAGGCGGAACGCTCCAGCCGCATGTACTCGCGGGTGTATCGCGCGCTGAGCGACACGAGCGAGAACGCGGCATTCCAGGCGCTGTTCGACATCTCCAAGGGCATCCGCGAACAGGGCGTTCCGCTCATCGTCACCGACAGCGGGGGCACGCCGCTCTTCCACGCCAACCTGCCGTTCGACTCCGTGGGCGACGCCGACCCGCGCGTGCGCGCCTACGTGGGCGTGCTCGACCGCCAGAATCCGCCCGTGGTCGAGACGCTGTGGCAGGTGCATTACGGCAACACGCCCCTCGTGTACTGGTTGCGCATCATTCCGCCGCTCCAGGCGGTGACGGCGCTCCTCCTGCTCCTCGCCGGCGTGTACATCATCCGCAGCCGCACCGATGCGGCGCGGGAGCACCTCTGGGCCGGCATGGCGCGCGAGTCGGCGCACCAGCTGGGCACCCCGCTGTCGAGCATCGGCGGCTGGATCGAACTGCTGGAGGACCGGGGCGCGGATGATCCCGGCGCGCGCGCCATGGCCGCGCACATGCGGGCCGATCTCGACCGGCTGGATCGCGTGGCCCACCGCTTCGAGCGCATCGGCCGCGAGCCCAAGCGCGAGCCGGTGGATCTCGACGCCATGGTCGACCGCCTGGCGGTCTACTTCCGCGCGCGGGTCCCCACGCTGGCCAACACGATCGTGATCGACGTGCAGCACGCCGATGGGCCGCTCGTCGTGACCGGCGACGCCGTGCTCCTCGAGTGGGCGGCCGAGGTGCTCGTCAAGAATGCGCTCGATGCGCTCGCCGGCCGCGGCGGCCGGATCACCATCTCCACCGAACGGCTGGCCGAGAGCGGCTCGCGCCTGCGCGTGAGCGACGACGGCCCCGGCATTCCGCGCGAGCTGCGCGACCGGATCTTCGAGCCCGGGTTCTCCACCAAGCAGGCCGGGTGGGGCATCGGCTTGGCGCTCGCCAAGCGCATCGTCGAGGAGAACCACCAGGGGCGGCTGCTACTCGCGCCCACCGACCGCGGGGCGACATTCGACGTTATCTTTCGTTGA
- the serS gene encoding serine--tRNA ligase: MHDLRMLRDQIDVLRDGMRRRGAGEALAGVVDRGEALERERRALITAVEEKKAERNATSQEVARRKRAGEDADEFIARGRAIGAAIAGEEARVAEVEAALQQVLLDIPNVPLPAVPAGGEACNVIVKTWGTPRDPAGVKPHWDVMAALGMLDPARAAKISGSGFAVYRGQGARLVRALLAMFMDTHAREHGYEEVWPPQLVTRATMTGTGQLPKFEDDAYATRGDDLFLIPTAEVPVTNLYRDEILEATQLPMAFVAYSRCFRREAGSAGKDTRGILRTHEFDKVELVRYAAPEDSEAQLEALTRHAETLLERLEIPYRRKLLAAGDTGFSSAKTYDLEAWAPGVGAWLEVSSCSTFTDFQARRANIRYRPAPGEKPRFVHTLNGSGLAFPRTIACLLEHHQQPDGSVAVPAALRPYLGTDRLA; the protein is encoded by the coding sequence ATGCACGATCTCCGAATGCTGCGCGATCAGATCGACGTGCTGCGCGACGGCATGCGTCGCCGGGGCGCCGGCGAGGCGCTGGCGGGAGTGGTGGATCGGGGTGAAGCGCTCGAGCGCGAGCGGCGGGCGCTGATCACGGCGGTCGAGGAGAAGAAGGCGGAGCGCAACGCCACGTCGCAGGAAGTGGCGCGGCGGAAGCGGGCCGGCGAGGACGCCGACGAGTTCATCGCCCGCGGACGCGCGATCGGCGCTGCGATCGCGGGCGAAGAGGCCAGGGTGGCCGAGGTCGAGGCGGCGCTGCAGCAGGTGCTCCTCGATATCCCCAACGTCCCCCTGCCCGCGGTGCCCGCGGGCGGCGAGGCCTGCAATGTCATCGTCAAGACGTGGGGCACGCCCCGCGACCCGGCGGGCGTGAAGCCGCACTGGGACGTGATGGCGGCGCTCGGCATGCTGGATCCGGCGCGGGCGGCGAAGATCAGCGGATCCGGGTTCGCCGTCTACCGTGGCCAGGGCGCGCGGCTGGTGCGGGCCCTGCTCGCCATGTTCATGGACACGCACGCGCGCGAGCACGGCTACGAGGAAGTGTGGCCGCCGCAGCTCGTCACGCGCGCGACGATGACCGGAACGGGCCAGCTGCCCAAGTTCGAGGACGACGCGTACGCCACGCGCGGCGACGACCTGTTCCTCATTCCCACCGCCGAGGTCCCGGTCACGAATCTCTACCGCGACGAGATTCTCGAGGCGACGCAGCTTCCGATGGCCTTCGTGGCCTACTCGCGATGCTTCCGGCGCGAAGCCGGCTCCGCGGGCAAGGACACGCGCGGCATCCTGCGCACGCACGAGTTCGACAAGGTGGAACTGGTGCGCTACGCGGCCCCGGAAGATTCGGAGGCCCAGCTCGAGGCGCTCACGCGGCACGCCGAGACTCTGCTCGAACGCCTCGAGATCCCGTACCGGCGCAAGCTGCTCGCCGCCGGCGACACGGGCTTCTCGTCGGCCAAGACCTACGACCTCGAGGCCTGGGCCCCGGGGGTGGGCGCGTGGCTCGAGGTGTCGTCGTGCAGCACGTTCACCGACTTCCAGGCCCGCCGCGCGAACATCCGCTACCGCCCGGCGCCGGGCGAGAAGCCCAGGTTCGTGCACACGCTCAACGGCTCGGGCCTGGCGTTTCCCCGCACCATCGCCTGTCTGCTCGAGCACCACCAGCAGCCGGACGGCTCGGTGGCGGTGCCGGCGGCACTGCGGCCCTACCTGGGGACGGACCGGCTCGCGTGA
- a CDS encoding roadblock/LC7 domain-containing protein yields MASIRDLVVAIRQREGVEAAVILGRDGLLIDSQVIAGLDPEDLAARIPPILASADDLGAASGRGELRTAVLEHHDGLAIVSALTAEAVLFVLLAPGANVGQLLYELRRNREHIAALV; encoded by the coding sequence ATGGCGAGCATTCGCGATCTCGTCGTTGCCATCAGGCAGCGCGAGGGGGTGGAGGCCGCGGTCATCCTTGGCCGCGACGGACTGCTGATCGACAGCCAGGTGATCGCAGGACTGGATCCCGAGGATCTTGCCGCCCGGATTCCGCCGATCCTCGCCTCGGCCGACGACCTCGGCGCCGCCAGCGGGCGCGGCGAATTGCGGACCGCCGTCCTCGAGCACCACGACGGCCTGGCCATCGTCTCGGCGCTGACCGCGGAGGCCGTGCTGTTCGTGCTCCTCGCGCCGGGCGCCAATGTGGGGCAGCTGTTGTACGAGTTGCGCCGCAATCGAGAGCACATCGCCGCGCTCGTCTGA
- a CDS encoding response regulator produces the protein MLVADDEPHIGRIIKMKLEQGPFRVSLAYDGREAMALLEREPDIELALLDVMMPHLSGLEVLAAMHADERWRDIPCIILTAAGEEEYQRRAMAIGASDFFTKPFSPKRLYARAAELVGLTAENSGVDIA, from the coding sequence GTGCTCGTTGCCGATGACGAGCCCCACATCGGCCGCATCATCAAGATGAAGCTCGAGCAGGGCCCGTTCCGGGTCTCGCTCGCGTACGACGGCCGCGAAGCGATGGCGCTGCTGGAGCGCGAACCCGACATCGAGTTGGCCCTGCTCGACGTGATGATGCCCCACCTGAGCGGCCTCGAGGTGCTGGCGGCGATGCACGCCGACGAACGGTGGCGCGACATCCCGTGCATCATCCTCACCGCGGCGGGCGAGGAGGAATACCAACGACGCGCGATGGCCATCGGGGCGAGTGATTTCTTCACGAAGCCGTTCAGCCCGAAGCGGCTCTACGCGCGGGCCGCCGAGCTGGTGGGACTGACCGCGGAGAATTCCGGCGTGGACATCGCATGA
- a CDS encoding sugar phosphate nucleotidyltransferase translates to MSRWVVVLAGGIGSRFWPLSTPDRPKQLLPLVSGQSLLRDTLDRVRPLADAAHTLILTNASLVPAIAALAPEIPAGNLIAEPRPAGTAAALAWAAHHIATVDGPSATMLSVHADWAVADADGFRRTLTRAAEAAEQHRSLVTVGVVPSRPDPGFGYVQPAAEISPGVRRVARFVEKPDLARATQMCADGYLWNSGIFVWRVDDYLAEVHAHTPEVAPALDAHGDDLAAFFARVATPISVDVGVMERSARVLVLPGDFGWDDIGVWGALRRVRALDAAGNALGGDVYAVEAHDNVVLAERGTVVLYGVRDLVVVTCDGMTVVTTVDKSHTLKDLLAQLPPAVRDRP, encoded by the coding sequence ATGAGTCGCTGGGTTGTGGTATTGGCGGGGGGGATCGGGTCCCGCTTCTGGCCGCTCAGCACCCCCGACCGCCCCAAACAGCTGCTGCCGCTGGTGAGCGGCCAGTCGCTGCTCCGCGACACGCTGGATCGCGTGCGCCCGCTGGCCGACGCGGCCCACACGCTGATACTCACCAACGCGTCGCTCGTTCCCGCGATCGCAGCGCTGGCGCCGGAGATCCCGGCCGGCAACCTGATCGCCGAGCCCCGCCCGGCGGGGACGGCGGCCGCGCTGGCGTGGGCCGCGCACCACATCGCGACCGTGGACGGCCCGTCCGCCACGATGCTCTCCGTGCACGCCGACTGGGCGGTGGCCGACGCCGACGGGTTCCGCCGGACGCTGACCCGGGCGGCCGAGGCCGCCGAGCAGCACCGGAGCCTGGTCACGGTGGGGGTGGTCCCGTCGCGGCCGGACCCCGGGTTCGGCTACGTGCAGCCGGCAGCGGAGATCTCCCCCGGGGTGCGGCGGGTGGCGCGCTTCGTGGAGAAGCCCGATCTGGCGCGGGCCACGCAGATGTGCGCCGACGGCTACCTGTGGAATTCGGGCATCTTCGTATGGCGCGTGGACGACTATCTGGCCGAAGTGCACGCCCACACGCCCGAGGTGGCACCGGCCCTCGACGCCCACGGGGACGACCTGGCGGCCTTCTTCGCGCGCGTCGCCACGCCGATCTCGGTGGACGTGGGGGTGATGGAGCGCAGCGCCCGCGTGCTCGTGCTGCCCGGCGATTTCGGCTGGGACGACATCGGCGTATGGGGCGCGCTGCGGCGGGTGCGCGCGCTCGACGCCGCCGGCAACGCGCTGGGCGGCGACGTGTATGCCGTGGAGGCGCACGACAACGTGGTGCTCGCCGAGCGCGGCACGGTGGTGTTGTACGGCGTCCGCGATCTGGTGGTGGTCACGTGCGACGGGATGACCGTGGTCACGACGGTCGACAAGTCGCACACGCTGAAGGACCTGCTCGCCCAACTTCCGCCCGCGGTGCGCGACCGGCCATGA